The proteins below come from a single Mycolicibacterium sp. TY81 genomic window:
- a CDS encoding glucose 1-dehydrogenase: MGRVDGKVALITGGARGMGAAHARMLVAEGAKVVIGDILDEPGEALAAELGDAARYVHLDVTDADQWAAAVATATEQFGVLNVLVNNAGITALGKIGEFDMAKWQKCIDVNLTGTFLGMQAVVAPMREAGGGSIINISSIEGMRGATLLHPYVASKWAVRGLTKSAAIDLGKDKIRVNSVLPGFIRTPMTKYFPDDMMTAPLGRPGQSDEVATFVVFLASDESSFATGSEFVVDGGLTTDVPHKF, from the coding sequence ATGGGACGCGTGGACGGAAAAGTTGCACTGATCACTGGCGGCGCACGAGGGATGGGCGCGGCGCACGCGCGGATGCTGGTCGCCGAGGGCGCCAAGGTCGTCATCGGCGACATCCTCGATGAGCCCGGCGAGGCGCTGGCCGCCGAACTCGGGGATGCCGCACGCTACGTCCATCTCGACGTCACCGACGCCGACCAGTGGGCCGCTGCGGTCGCCACCGCCACCGAACAGTTCGGTGTGCTCAACGTTCTGGTCAACAACGCCGGCATCACCGCCCTCGGCAAGATCGGCGAGTTCGACATGGCCAAGTGGCAGAAGTGCATCGACGTCAACCTCACGGGCACGTTCCTGGGCATGCAGGCGGTGGTCGCGCCGATGCGGGAGGCCGGTGGCGGCTCGATCATCAACATCTCGTCCATCGAGGGCATGCGCGGCGCGACGCTGCTGCATCCGTACGTCGCGTCCAAGTGGGCGGTGCGCGGGCTGACCAAATCGGCGGCGATCGACCTGGGCAAGGACAAGATCCGGGTCAACTCGGTGCTGCCCGGTTTCATCCGCACGCCGATGACCAAATATTTTCCCGACGACATGATGACCGCGCCGCTGGGCCGGCCCGGACAGTCCGACGAGGTAGCGACCTTCGTGGTATTCCTGGCCAGTGACGAATCGTCGTTTGCCACCGGCAGCGAGTTCGTCGTCGACGGCGGCCTGACGACCGACGTGCCACACAAGTTCTGA
- a CDS encoding HAD family phosphatase, whose protein sequence is MAAPNAGPITGPIAAAAAGDLGANSSNVGAFFDVDGTLVSGFIATVHAAHRFRQRQAAFGELTGILEATVRYKLGRMEFERLLVRAAGYLRGESLAEQESLGEQLFHSHVQARIFPTMREVVRAHQRSGHTVVLSSSALTMHVMPLARYLGVEHVICNHFTVDGDGTLTGDIVRPIVWGHRKAAAVEAFSQANHVDLQQSYFYADGDEDLPLMHVVGHPIPVNPRPGLAAEAERLGWTVVRAAAPSSDRPGWLRRLVRR, encoded by the coding sequence ATGGCTGCGCCGAACGCCGGACCGATCACGGGGCCGATCGCTGCGGCCGCCGCCGGTGACCTTGGCGCGAACAGCTCGAATGTGGGCGCGTTCTTCGACGTCGACGGCACGCTGGTGTCCGGTTTCATCGCGACGGTGCACGCGGCCCACCGGTTCCGGCAGCGGCAGGCGGCCTTCGGCGAGCTCACCGGAATCCTCGAAGCGACGGTGCGATACAAGTTGGGCCGCATGGAGTTCGAGCGGTTGCTGGTGCGCGCCGCCGGTTACCTGCGCGGCGAGTCTCTCGCCGAACAGGAGTCGCTCGGCGAGCAGCTGTTCCACAGCCACGTACAGGCCAGGATTTTCCCGACGATGCGCGAGGTCGTGCGCGCCCACCAGCGCTCCGGGCACACGGTGGTGCTGAGTTCGTCGGCCCTGACCATGCATGTCATGCCGCTGGCCCGCTACCTCGGCGTCGAGCACGTCATCTGCAATCACTTCACCGTCGACGGCGACGGCACCCTCACCGGCGACATCGTGCGGCCCATCGTCTGGGGCCACCGCAAGGCCGCGGCGGTCGAGGCGTTCAGCCAGGCCAATCACGTTGACCTGCAACAGAGTTACTTCTACGCCGACGGCGACGAGGACCTGCCGCTGATGCACGTCGTGGGGCACCCGATTCCGGTGAACCCGCGGCCCGGGCTGGCAGCCGAAGCGGAGCGGCTCGGCTGGACCGTGGTCCGCGCGGCGGCCCCGTCCAGCGACCGGCCCGGCTGGCTACGACGACTCGTGCGTCGCTGA
- a CDS encoding nitronate monooxygenase, which produces MRTAICDQLGIEYPIFAFTHCRDVVVAVSKAGGFGVLGAVGFSPEQLEIELKWIDENIGDHPYGVDIVIPNKYEGMDQVDLDPEVLKKQLNALVPQEHLDFAKKLLADHGVPVDHSDDDALQLLGWTEATATPQVEVALQHPKCTLIANALGTPPKDMIDHIHAEGRKVAALCGSPSQARKHADAGVDIIIAQGGEAGGHSGEIGSIVLWPQVVKEVAPVPVLAAGGIGSGQQIAAALALGAQGAWTGSQWVMVEESEHSEQQHAAYAKASSKDTVRSRSFTGKPARMLRNDWTEAWEKEGNPKPLGMPLQYMVSGMAVAATHKYPNESVDVAFNPVGQVVGQFTKVEKTSAVIERWVREYLEATGRLEELNEAASV; this is translated from the coding sequence ATGCGCACCGCTATCTGCGACCAACTCGGCATCGAATACCCGATCTTCGCCTTCACCCACTGCCGCGACGTGGTCGTGGCAGTCAGCAAAGCCGGTGGCTTCGGCGTCCTGGGCGCCGTCGGCTTCTCCCCCGAGCAGCTCGAGATCGAGCTGAAGTGGATCGACGAGAACATCGGCGACCATCCGTACGGCGTCGACATCGTCATCCCCAACAAGTACGAGGGCATGGACCAGGTCGACCTGGATCCGGAGGTGCTCAAGAAGCAGCTCAACGCCCTCGTGCCGCAGGAGCACCTGGATTTCGCGAAGAAGCTGCTCGCCGATCACGGGGTGCCGGTCGACCACAGTGACGACGACGCCCTGCAGCTGCTGGGCTGGACCGAGGCCACCGCCACCCCGCAGGTCGAGGTCGCATTGCAGCACCCGAAGTGCACGCTGATCGCCAACGCGCTGGGCACCCCGCCGAAGGACATGATCGACCACATCCACGCCGAGGGCCGCAAGGTCGCCGCGCTGTGCGGCTCGCCGTCGCAGGCCCGTAAGCACGCCGACGCGGGCGTCGACATCATCATCGCCCAGGGCGGCGAGGCCGGCGGGCACAGCGGCGAGATCGGCTCGATCGTGCTGTGGCCGCAGGTGGTCAAGGAGGTCGCGCCCGTCCCGGTGCTGGCCGCCGGTGGCATCGGCAGCGGCCAGCAGATCGCCGCGGCGCTGGCGCTCGGCGCGCAGGGCGCGTGGACCGGTTCGCAGTGGGTGATGGTCGAAGAGAGCGAGCACTCCGAGCAGCAGCACGCCGCGTACGCCAAGGCCAGCAGCAAGGACACCGTGCGCAGCCGGTCGTTCACCGGCAAGCCGGCCCGGATGCTGCGCAACGACTGGACCGAGGCCTGGGAGAAGGAAGGCAACCCGAAGCCGCTCGGAATGCCCTTGCAGTACATGGTTTCCGGCATGGCGGTGGCGGCCACGCACAAGTACCCGAACGAGAGCGTCGACGTCGCGTTCAACCCGGTCGGCCAGGTGGTCGGCCAGTTCACCAAGGTCGAGAAGACCTCCGCGGTGATCGAGCGCTGGGTGCGGGAGTACCTGGAGGCCACCGGCCGGCTCGAGGAGCTGAACGAAGCCGCGTCCGTGTGA
- a CDS encoding TetR/AcrR family transcriptional regulator, translating to MAGPRERMIVSAALLIRERGAQSTAISDVLAHSGAPRGSAYHHFPGGRTQLLCETIDFAGEYIARRIAKAGTALEALDVLVDGFRSQLTESGYRAGCPVVAVAVEADNPPVIERAAAAFTRWLAQLEEQLRADGVSAEQAAELAMLATTAIEGAVLVARTTGSTTPLDLVHRQLRALVTATTDSERKASS from the coding sequence ATGGCTGGTCCCCGTGAACGCATGATCGTGTCTGCCGCGCTGCTCATCCGTGAGCGGGGCGCGCAGTCGACGGCCATCTCGGATGTACTCGCCCACAGCGGGGCACCGCGCGGTTCGGCGTACCACCACTTCCCCGGCGGCCGCACCCAACTACTCTGCGAGACAATCGATTTCGCGGGCGAGTACATCGCCCGCCGGATCGCCAAGGCCGGCACCGCACTCGAGGCACTCGACGTGCTGGTCGACGGCTTCCGCTCCCAACTCACCGAGTCCGGATACCGGGCCGGCTGCCCGGTGGTGGCGGTCGCCGTCGAGGCCGACAACCCGCCCGTCATCGAACGCGCCGCCGCCGCTTTCACCCGCTGGCTCGCCCAGCTCGAAGAGCAGCTACGGGCCGACGGCGTGTCCGCCGAACAAGCCGCCGAATTGGCCATGCTCGCCACCACCGCGATCGAAGGCGCCGTGCTGGTGGCCCGCACCACCGGCTCCACCACCCCATTGGACCTCGTGCATCGGCAGCTGCGCGCCCTCGTGACTGCCACGACCGACTCGGAACGAAAGGCGTCCTCATGA